GCTCAGCGCCTGCCACAGCTCCACGGCGTGCTCGGGGGCGACGAACAGCTCGAAGCCGTCCTCGCCGGTGTAGCCCGTACGCGCGATCAGCGCGGGCACGCCCGCGACGGTGCCCGGCAGGCCGGCGTAGTACTTGAGGCCGTCCAGGTCGGCGTCGGTGAGCGACGCCAGGATGCCGGGGGACTCCGGGCCCTGCACCGCGATCAGCGCGTAGGCGTCCCGGTCGTCGCGGACCTCGGTGTCGAAGCCGGCGGCGCGCTCGGTCAGGGCGTCGAGGACGACCTGGGCGTTGGAGGCGTTGGCGACGACCATGTACTCGGTCTCGCCGAGGCGGTAGACGATCAGGTCGTCGAGGATCCCGCCGTCCTCCTGGCAGATGTGCGTGTAGCGGGCACGGCCGACGCCGACGGTCGAGATGTTGCCGACCAGCGCGTAGTCCAGGGCCTTGACGGCCTCAGGGCCGGTCAGCGTGATCTCGCCCATGTGCGAGAGGTCGAACAGGCCGGCCTTGGTGCGGACGGCGTTGTGCTCGTCGCGCTCGCTGGCGTACCGCAGCGGCATGTCCCAGCCCGCGAAATCGGTCATGGTCGCACCGAGCGAGCGGTGCAGCGCATCGAGGGCGGTCAGGCGGGGGGCAGTGCTCATGGGTGTGGCTCCCGGGTCCCAGGGCATCGACATGACATGACGAGGACGATCCTCCCCATCTGTCATCGGAACCTGAGAGGTTCGCCGAGAGTTCCACCGATCCACCGATCGTCGGAATGCGCGACTTGCACCTTGGGTGGAGCTGCCGGGCAGCTCGCTTTTCAGATCTGCCTCATCCACGCGGTACGGGGCCTGAGAGATTCAAGGGAGGTTCTTGCTCCTTCGGCGCCCGCGCACGGCCTTGCGGCGTGCCGGGACTCTCCCGCGCGGATTCAAGCGGCCGGTATGCAGTTGGTCCAGATGGCGCACATCATTGCACGCCATGTCCGAGATCGGGGTCGGGGGTCCGAAAGTTCGTACGCCCATCCGAGAGGTCGGAACGGAACCGTCCATACCGATTGCCGTCTCTTTACACTCAGTGGGCGGGGGTCCCTGCGGCCCGATTCGGGGGAGGCGAACACTGTGCGGAGATTCGGAGTGGTGGCGACGACGGGAACCGTCGAGGCGGTGCCGGCGCAGCGGCGCGGCGTGCGCGTGCGCGTGCGCAGGAAGGCGGCGGACGGCGGCCTCGGCCTCGTACGCGACCTGCGCGGCCCGGCGTGGCGCGGACCGCGGCGGCTCGGCTTCGCCGAGGGCGACATCGTCGTGGTCTCCGGCCTCCCCGGCGGGGGCAAGAGCACACTGATCAAGCGGGCCGCGCCGGAGGGCGGGGCCGTCGACTCCCAGGACACCCGCGAGCGCTGGGAGCGCCGGATGCCCGCCGCCCTGCCGTACGCGGTGTACCGCCCGCTGGTGCGCGCCGCGCACTACTGGGGCCTGTACCGGATCCTGCGCTCCGGCGCCTCCGTGGTCGTCCACGACTGCGGCACCCAGACCTGGGTGCGCGGGCTGCTCGCCGCGGCCGCCCGCCGCCGGGGCCGGGCGCTGCACCTCCTCCTCCTGGACAGCAGCCCGGAGGAGGCCCTGTCCGGCCAGCGCGCCCGGGGCCGCCGGGTGTCCGCCTACGCCTTCGCCCGCCACCGCGGCGCCGTGGGCCGCCTGCTGCGCGACGCGGAGGCGGGCCGCCCGCCCGCCGGCTGCGCCTCGGCGACCCTCCTGGACCGCCGCTCGGCCGCCGCCGTGACGGGGATCGGCTTCCAGGGCTGACCGCCGGGCCGCCCGCATACGGCGCCCCGGCAGCGGCGCCCGCCAGGGGACGGATAGCCTCGGCACCACACACCGCAGACCGACGGAGGCAAGGGCAGATGCAGGGCAGCGGCTGGCCGGACAATGAGCTGGAGCAGGTGCTCGGGGCGGCGCTGGGGCAGCCGGACGCCGGCGGCCGGATCCTGGAGGTGCTCGGCCGCAGCCGGGTCTGGGTGCCCCTGCCCGGCGGCGGCGGCCCCGACGCGGCCGGCCTGGACCTGCCCACCATGGACATCGGCGGGGCGGCGTACGTCCCCGTCTACAGCTCCGAGGCCCAGTTCCTCGCCTGCGCCGGCCCCGGCATGGACTTCGCGGTGGCCCCGGCGGTCGAGTTCGCCCGCGGGCTGCCCCCGCAGCTCGGCATCGCGCTCAATCCGGACGGCGCCGTCGGCGTCCCGCTGCCCCCGCCCGCCGTCGCGGAGCTCTGCCGGGCCGGCCGCAGCCCGCTCGACGGCCCCGCCACCGGAGGCCGCGTGCGGCTCTTCGAGCCCGACTGGCAGGACGACCCGGTGGACCTCCTCGCCGCCGCCGGCGAGGAGTTCCGGGCCACCGGCGTGGTCGCGGCGGCGCACCGCTGCCTCGCCAGCGTCGAGGGAGGGGCCCCGGAACTGTTCATCGGTGTCCGCCTGGTGGGACGGGAGCCGCAGGTGCGGGAGGCCCCGATGGAGGTACCGATGGAGGCCCTGGGGCGGGCGCTGGCCCGCGTTCCGGCGCCGTGGCCCGTGCAGTTGATCCTCCTGGACGCGGCCCAGGACCCGGTCACGGACTGGATTCGTGAGCGCGTACGCCCCTTCTACCTCGCGTAGGGCCGCTTAAGCTGGTTACATTCCCGGCCGCACGCCTCTGAGCGAGGGCCGGGTGAAGCACGCGTGGAGCGACGGGCGGACGAAGAGGGGTACCGGGTGAGTGCGTCAGGCACGGCCGCGGCCGGGCAGGTCGAGCACATGATGCGCCAGGTGACCCCCGGGCGCTACGAGAGCTACGAGTCATTGCTGCACGCCCTCTCCGAGGGCCGGCTGTGGCTGCTGCTCTGGCAGGGGCAGCCGGGGTCCCCGGACGCCCAGTACGGCGGCATGGAGGTCGACGGCCTCGGCTACGCGCCCTGCGTCACCTCACCCCAGGAACTGGCCGCCAGCGGCTGGAACCGCGGCTACGAGGTCGTCACGGGGCGCGACATCGCCCGCGCCCTCTACCCGGACCGCTGGGGTCTGTGGCTCAACCCGCACGCCCAGGGCGGCGGCCTCGGCATCCCGTGGGCGGACCTGCGCCGCGTCGCGACCGGCCTGGACCGGATGCCGGCGGGCCCGCTGCGGCTGTCCGAACCCAGCATCGAGCTCCCCCAGTTCTACGGGCTGCTGACCCAGCACGCGCACCGCACCCCGGCCGTACGGTCGCTACGCCGCGCCTGGGTGCAGCCGGCGCTCGGGTCCCCCTATCTCGCGGTCGGGCTCGACCTCTACGACGCCTCCGCGCCCGCGCTGGAATCCGTACGGGAGATGATGCGCCAGTCGGTCGGGGCGGTCCCCGAGGGCGTACCGGTGTGCACGGTCGCGCTGGCGGACGAGCACGATCCGGTGGCGATGTGGCTGCGCGCGCAGACCCGCCCCTTCTACGACCGCGAGGGCCAGGCGCCGGCGTACTGACCCGGCCCGCCGCCGCAGAGCTGCCGGCCCCTGCCCCACTACATCCGCATATTGAGACATCCGTCTCGAAGGCCGCACCGGACGCATCGGTGCGGCCTTCGTCATATCCGCTGAATACACCCAAGATCCGCGCCTGACAGGGCAGTTGGGTCGGATGTCCGTTCCGCGAGGAACCTGAGGTGTTTCACCGCTCAACAGGTCTGGCGGTTCGGATAACGGAAGGTGTAGGCGCAGATCACGGTTGCGCATCACATCCCCGGGGGGTCTGGCGGCTGGTTGAGAGGGCGTTGAAGACTCCCCCCACCGAAGGCCGGTCCATCTCGCAAGCGCCAGCTCTTCACGTGCACTTCCGGCACATTTCTCGCCAATCGCACCACCAGCGACGCCGATTGAACCAAGCCGCCACAGCGGCGGGCATGGGCCGGCCACCGTCGGCCGAGAGGGGTCCCCACCACGATGACGGCACCACTGCACGACACCAGCGCCGCCGAGCCCGCGGCCGTGGCCGCCCCCGATGTACCGCACAAGGCGATCGAGGGGCGCTCGCCGTGGCAGATCGCCTGGCTGCGCCTCAAGCGCGACAAGGTCGCCCTGGCCGGCGGTGTCGTCGTGCTGCTGCTGATCATCGTCGCGATCTTCGCGCCGCTGATCGTCAAGGCCCTCGGGCATCCGCCGGAGGAACTGCACGAGGACATGCTCGA
This DNA window, taken from Streptomyces sp. TN58, encodes the following:
- the gcvT gene encoding glycine cleavage system aminomethyltransferase GcvT, with product MSTAPRLTALDALHRSLGATMTDFAGWDMPLRYASERDEHNAVRTKAGLFDLSHMGEITLTGPEAVKALDYALVGNISTVGVGRARYTHICQEDGGILDDLIVYRLGETEYMVVANASNAQVVLDALTERAAGFDTEVRDDRDAYALIAVQGPESPGILASLTDADLDGLKYYAGLPGTVAGVPALIARTGYTGEDGFELFVAPEHAVELWQALSKAGEGVGLVPAGLSCRDTLRLEAGMPLYGHELTTALTPFDAGLGRVVKFEKEGDFVGRAALEAAAEKAATKAPRKLVGLIAEGRRVPRAGFPVTFGGEVVGEVTSGAPSPTLGKPIAMAYVDAEHAAPGASGVCIDIRGTHEPYEVVALPFYKRRK
- a CDS encoding AAA family ATPase, giving the protein MATTGTVEAVPAQRRGVRVRVRRKAADGGLGLVRDLRGPAWRGPRRLGFAEGDIVVVSGLPGGGKSTLIKRAAPEGGAVDSQDTRERWERRMPAALPYAVYRPLVRAAHYWGLYRILRSGASVVVHDCGTQTWVRGLLAAAARRRGRALHLLLLDSSPEEALSGQRARGRRVSAYAFARHRGAVGRLLRDAEAGRPPAGCASATLLDRRSAAAVTGIGFQG
- a CDS encoding enhanced serine sensitivity protein SseB; the encoded protein is MQGSGWPDNELEQVLGAALGQPDAGGRILEVLGRSRVWVPLPGGGGPDAAGLDLPTMDIGGAAYVPVYSSEAQFLACAGPGMDFAVAPAVEFARGLPPQLGIALNPDGAVGVPLPPPAVAELCRAGRSPLDGPATGGRVRLFEPDWQDDPVDLLAAAGEEFRATGVVAAAHRCLASVEGGAPELFIGVRLVGREPQVREAPMEVPMEALGRALARVPAPWPVQLILLDAAQDPVTDWIRERVRPFYLA
- a CDS encoding enhanced serine sensitivity protein SseB C-terminal domain-containing protein, giving the protein MSASGTAAAGQVEHMMRQVTPGRYESYESLLHALSEGRLWLLLWQGQPGSPDAQYGGMEVDGLGYAPCVTSPQELAASGWNRGYEVVTGRDIARALYPDRWGLWLNPHAQGGGLGIPWADLRRVATGLDRMPAGPLRLSEPSIELPQFYGLLTQHAHRTPAVRSLRRAWVQPALGSPYLAVGLDLYDASAPALESVREMMRQSVGAVPEGVPVCTVALADEHDPVAMWLRAQTRPFYDREGQAPAY